The genomic DNA CATGGCATCCCTTTTACTGGCAGCCCTAACCCACCCTCCACTACTCCCAGAGGGGTCAAGAGGCTGAAACATCCTCCCTGTTTGCAAGTCCTTTCTGATGAGTCACTGCATCTGGCCCCCAACTTGGGTGGGAATGGCTTAAACCTCCACTCCTGGCCCCAGGATGAGCCAGCTCAGCTCTGATGGCTTTGAGAAGCCAAGTCAGATGCTGAGGTTGAGGAGAGGATGAGAAGTGGGGCTCCCAGCTGGAGACTATAGCTGCCTCCCTACCCAATCCCCATCTCCAGGCTGACCCTCCATAGCCCCTTCCATACAACTTCCCtgctccacctccacctgccGTCCCCACAGCTCCCTTCCTCAGATCCAGCCTGACCCAGGGGCTGCACTAGCCTTTCCCACATGACCTCCCAGGCCAAGGCTCAGATCCTCTTCCAAAGAACAACAGAGCTGCTAGCCACAGTCCTCCCTCCATTGCACCAGCGCCCACTAGCCTACTCCACCGCAGCTGGATCCACCTTCAGGGAGGGACACATCCGCCCTCTGCTGATCCTATTCCTTGTTGCTCCTCCTGAACTCCAACACCCCCTCAAGTCAGTTCCTAGGAACAACTCCAGAGACTcctcacaaacacacaaacacaccacactctggggatgcctgggaaAGGAGTATACAATTTTGTTGGGGGAGAAAGTAGGCAGCCACTTTCTGAGTTTCAGCTCCATCAGTCCCAAAGTCTCAGATATATCCTCTGAAGGTAACTTCCAGTGTGAAGACTGGGTGGGCTGGGTAAAAGAAAGAGGTGATAGAAGGAACCGGGCAGGGGACTAGATGCCAGAACCCCCAAGGCTATCAAACAGGCCCCAACACCCAGGATAGGCCCTGGGGCCTCACACTGAGAACAAGGACCCCTTGCCGGGCTGGGCTGAACTCGAACTGTTGGGCGgagcacagaggagcagagggggagcgGGGCTGGGGGTTCCACTCACTGGCAGGTAGTACATCCCGTCCAGGGGCCCCGCGTCGGAGGCCCAGGGTACCTGGGGGCCGCTGAAGCCCGCTGGGGCCAGGGACGGTGGCACTGAGAGGCCCGGGAGAGGCCCATAGGCGGGCGGGTAGAggccagagcccagggccagcgGGGTGTAGACGCGGCGTGGTGGCACCTGGGGCGATGGCGGCAGCAGCACCTCTACGTATTGCCCGCTTTCGGGGTCGAAGAGTAGCCGTAGCCGAGGCTGCCGCGGCGCCTCCACAAAGTAGCAACGGCCGCTCTCGGGGTCCACCAGGACCTTCCCCGGGTACGCAGTCCCTGGGGGCCTGCGTGCCCCGTGGAGGGGGCCTTCGAGGGGCCGGTCCGTCGGAGGCGCTGAGGCAGCGCGGGGTTGGGGCGGGCCGGTTCTGCCGGCCGACGCCTGGGACTCCCGCAGGAGAGACGACTGGATCGCAGTCGCCGGCTCGGGAGCTGCAGGAGACGTCTCCACTTCGGGTGCTGTCCCGGCGCTCGAGCTGGGGTGCGCCTGAGGCGAGCGGGGGCACGGTGGTCGGGGTGGCTGCGGCCCTCCCGGGCCCGTGGGCGGCGGCTGGGGTGACGCGCTCGCGCCGCCTAAGGGGCTGGTCCGCCCCTCGCCGTCGGGGACCAGGCGCCGCGCCTCAGCCTCGCGGCTCTCCCCGCCAGCACCGCGCACAACTGCCCCCGCTCCCTCGGGCCGGCGGCCCACGGCCAGGGCCGCAGGCAGGCGGATCTCCGTGCGTGCGAAGGGTTTGGCCGTGCTGTTCTCCGCTCTCCGCCTCAGGGCCCCGTTGGGCCGCGGGGCGTCCCGGGGCACCGCGTCAGGGGACGGCTCTGGGGGCTCGTAGGGGTGCGTCACGACCGGAAGAAAGTCTTTGAGGTAAACCGAAGTGTAGTGAGCTGGGGCTGGCGACGCCAGCGCGGGCAACGCTTCGGTCCCGGACGCGCCGCCCTCCTCCGCGCCGGGTTCCACAGGGGGCGCAGGCAGCCGCAAAGCTGCGGTTCCCGCGGGGAAGCTTGGCGCGTACGTGGTCTTCACCATCTTGCGTACGTCGCGGGGCCGCGGGAGGGCCACGCGAGGCCGTCCCGAGGCGGCCTCTCCAAGGCCCAGGGCTTCCCGGGGCACATCGGCATCCACAGGGCCCACAAGGCGACTGAGGGTTAGCTCAGGCGCGGCCGCTTCTGGCGACGGCTGACTGCCCCGGAAGGCGAGATCCTGCACCTCCCGCGAGGACTGACCTTGCGCCTCCGTGAGTTCCGGAGTCCCAGGTGTGGGCGGCCTAGGCCGCTCCAGCTCTTCCATTCCTATCCCATTCAGAGCTTTAGACGTAGATACTATGGATGAGCCCTGTGGTGTGGGACCCCACGTGTCTTGGGGAGATGGATGCCACGTCCCATTAGCACGATCTGGAGCCTCCCATGAGGACAAGGCCGGTGGATACGCGCTCCTACTGCCCTCTGCGGTATTCCCAACTGCCTGTTGAGGAACCTCCCACAGGGAAGGAGC from Canis lupus dingo isolate Sandy chromosome 2, ASM325472v2, whole genome shotgun sequence includes the following:
- the PROB1 gene encoding proline-rich basic protein 1; amino-acid sequence: MLTALARPARPGLPGQPPAAPARRQDSSGSSGSYHTAPGSPGPPDVGPDAECRAHWPGVAPALGAGAQPRLSVSAQNSRQQPGPGSGFPRGRGSSPRPPQPQLRMLPSGEMEVIFGAGAPFRRSDAADSEVQQLTARAFRSLSPPGPATPAPATPTPQAPDGGSRWATYLEVRPRGPSPGTPAQFECVEVALEEREAPARSRTVPKRQIELRPRPQSPPREAGAPPRPRLLLRTGSLDESLGRLQEAAGLVQTALARKLSPAAPAPSSATFGPTGQPECASRETARSTRKVPEEARSRPPRVHYGSAPTKAPRPWPSLRERAIRRDKPAPGTEPLGPVSSSIFLQSGEKTREAQSQELKTRSPRQTPDRAILRAQSPPFESRGPREVPSKAGRPWSSSPLWQAPNGTVRGPHCPSPQNPPPWNRAIRRVSSPSFPEASRAWGNRDPAVEETVSRRSPSPPTVSPWNQGVARTRSPSPEAPSLWEVPQQAVGNTAEGSRSAYPPALSSWEAPDRANGTWHPSPQDTWGPTPQGSSIVSTSKALNGIGMEELERPRPPTPGTPELTEAQGQSSREVQDLAFRGSQPSPEAAAPELTLSRLVGPVDADVPREALGLGEAASGRPRVALPRPRDVRKMVKTTYAPSFPAGTAALRLPAPPVEPGAEEGGASGTEALPALASPAPAHYTSVYLKDFLPVVTHPYEPPEPSPDAVPRDAPRPNGALRRRAENSTAKPFARTEIRLPAALAVGRRPEGAGAVVRGAGGESREAEARRLVPDGEGRTSPLGGASASPQPPPTGPGGPQPPRPPCPRSPQAHPSSSAGTAPEVETSPAAPEPATAIQSSLLRESQASAGRTGPPQPRAASAPPTDRPLEGPLHGARRPPGTAYPGKVLVDPESGRCYFVEAPRQPRLRLLFDPESGQYVEVLLPPSPQVPPRRVYTPLALGSGLYPPAYGPLPGLSVPPSLAPAGFSGPQVPWASDAGPLDGMYYLPVSGTPSPAPPLLLCAPPNSSSSAQPGKGSLFSV